GCCCATATAGCTTTCAACACCGGTGATTTGTCCCGCAAAAAAGAGGTTTTCTCGCCCACAAAACTGAAGCGTGGGACGTAGCAGTGTTGGTGCATCAATAAAGGTGTTGCGGTGCATCTGTCCATAGCGCACGAACTCGGCTTTTTCAAGTCCAGGGATTGTGCGGAAAATCCGCTTCTGCTCAGGAAACTTCAGGTTCGTTTGAAAACCGACCATGTTATAGAGCGTACCGGCAAGGTTGTCTTGGCGCAGTTGTACTGCCGCGTAAGGCCGTCGACCGGTACGCGGGTCGGTTAACCCCACCGGACGCATTGGACCAAATGCGAGACTCTCATGACCACGTCGCGCTAAAATTTCCACCGGTAAACACCCTTCAAAGAATTGATGCCAACCTGCCCTCACCCCTTGCTCCAACGCCTGCTCAAAAGATTCCAGTTCAATGCGTTCTGCGCGGAGTAACGCATCGACAAAAGAATCGTATTCATCGCGGTTCATCGGACAGTTGATGTAATCGCCCTCCACCTGTTCTCCCCGCCCATAACGTGAAGCACGGAAAGCAATCGTCAAGTTAATTGACTCCAAACTTACAATTGGGGCAATGGCATCGAAGAAGTAAAGGTGTTCCTGTCCACTTAGGGCAGCAATTGCCTCTGAGAGACTTGGTGAGGTAAGTGGGCCAGAAGCGATGATGGTGGGTTCGTCAGGGAGGGTAGTAACCTCTTCCCGCACCACTTCAATCTTGGGATGATTCGAAATTCGTGCGGTTATGAGTTGAGCGAAAGCCTCGCGATCTACTGCCAACGCACTGCCTGCGGGCAACGCCGTTTTATAGGCGCACTCCAGCAGCATCGATCCCAGCCGACGCAATTCTGTCTTAAGAACGCCAGAGGCACGATCTGGCAGATCCGATCCGAGTGAGTTGGAACAGACCAACTCCGCAAGGTTAGCGGTGAGATGGGCACCGGTTGCGGTAGATGGACGCATCTCATAAAGATATACTTGGATGCCGCGTTCAGCCGCCTGCCATGCCGCTTCGCTGCCTGCTAACCCACCGCCGATAATAATTAGATTTTTCATGAGTATCAGGAGGTATCGAAGTCTAAAAAGGTCTGCCCATGCGATTGAGCGCTGCGGGCACCTCGTTCTTGACCGGCTTGATGGTCTTCAGATACGCCCACATCGCCTTGAGATCTTCGTCTCTCAGGTTTGCGTAGGCATTCTTAATCGGCATCGGTGGTAAGAGCTGTCGATTGCTCGTATCACCTTGATGATATCCAGTTCGCATTGTGTCAACGAACATCTTTTCCGTCCACTCACCGAGCCCCGTCTCTTTATCAGGCGTTAGATTGGCGGCAAACGTTGTCCCAAAGGGCATCGAAAATGCCGCAAGAGTCGGTGCAGCGACCATAAAAATACCGCGCTGCATCATGCTCATATCGAATTTGGGATACGGTGCACTCGCAGGATGGCCCGCGAGATACATACTCATATCCATCTCCGCGCCCTTGCGCGGAGTATGACACTGACCACAAGCCCCCGCGGCATCAACGAGGTATTTTCCACGTTTGACCAAATCACTCTGGCTTTCGGCGTAGTTTAAGCACAGCAGTACAAATATTGATGTCGAAAAAATCGCCAGTCCGAAAATCCAGTATTTTCTCCTCATTGCACTCAATCTCCTTCGGATTTTATTTGTATAACAGTAACTCCGCTATATTGCTGCCCGTCTGCGTCTGCGGTTTGAAGAGTCTGTGGATGATTCATCTAGCGTCCTACGCAAGTCACCCTTCTTCTTGTCAGCTTTCTTGGATTCCGTTTCTTTGGTCTCTGATTTCTGTCCGGCCTGCATCAAGCCGCCGATGTCATCCTTCAGATGGGCGAATGTGCCGTCCGAAATCGCCTGCCGGACACCTCGCATCAGGCTCAGATAGAAATGCAGATTGTGAAGCGTGAGCAGTCGGTGTGCAAGAATCTCGTTTTCGAGATGTAAGTGTCGCAGATAGGCACGTGTAAAATTCTGGCAAGTATGGCAGATACAGTTCGGATCGAGCGGTGTAAAATCTGTCTTGTACTTTGCGTTGCGGATTTTAAGCGTACCGAGTGTCGTAAAGAGTGAACCGTTTCGTGCGTTGCGCGTCGGCATTACGCAATCGAACATATCCACTCCACAACTTACACCGTACACCAAATCCTCCGGTGTTCCGACACCCATTAGGTAATGCGGTGCATCTTTCGGCAACAACGGTGCTGTGTAGGCTAATGTCTCATACATTAAAGGTTTTTCTTCGCCAACACTAAGCCCACCGATCGCATAGCCGGGGAAGCCAATCTCCACAGTCTTTTCCACACTAATCTTTCGCAGCGACTTTTCCATCCCGCCTTGTACAATACCGAACAACTGTTGATTGCGGTTCCGGTGTGCCTTTTTGCAACGTTTTGCCCAACGCAGCGTCATTTCCATCGATTTCCTGAGATACTCGTAATCGCTGGGCAGCGGCGGACACTCATCGAAAACCATAATGATGTCTGCGCCAAGCGTGTTCTGGATTTCGATAGAGCGCTCCGGGCTGATAAAGTGTTTAGATCCATCAATCTCAGAGCGAAACTCGACACCTTCCTCAGTAATTGTGCGAAGCGGTCCCAAGCTGAAGACCTGAAACCCACCGCTGTCTGTGAGGATCGGTTTCTTCCACGCCATAAATTTATGTAATCCACCTGCCTGTTCGACGATTCGGTGCCCTGGGCGTAAATATAGATGGTAAGTATTACCAAGGATAATTTCTGTCCCAATTTCAACGAGATCGTGAGGCGTGCACGTCTTAACCGTTCCGCGTGTGCCAACGGGCATGAAGATAGGGGTATTGACAACACCGTGTGCTGTTCGCAGTTGTCCTACTCTAGCTTGCGTCCGAGAATCTGTGTGGATAAGTTTGAATTTACTATCTGCCATTAGGTTGGAATCTTGTGTGTAATGAAATCAAGCACTTCGGATCGGTTCGCACCAAGGCGAACATAGACACCGCGAAAGTTTTCAAGTCGCGAGGGTTTGGTGAAAGGACTCAATAGCACTCCGTTATTGTCAACGTAAAAGCTGCGAAAAGCCTCCCAAGACTTCGTTAGGCGATAAAAGGGGGCTGTGACGACAAGCTCATGCTCGTACAGCTCATAACGGAACGGAACAAAATACCGATATAAAGAGCTAGTTACAAAGATTGTGGACAGAAGGGTGATAAAAGCCGACTGGAAAAGCCAGTAAATACCTGAAAACAGGAGGAGGAGAAAGAGTAAGAGGAAGATTGATCGCGTCCAGTTTTCACGCAACGGATGAACCTTCCAAAATTGTTGGGGGATAGACTGATCGGACATCGGTTCGCTCACAGCACGAGAAGAATTTAGTGTGGGGTATTGAGATGTGTCATCCGCACAGAAAATATAACGATAATCCGCTTTATAAGAATTTAGGCGAGCACTTTCTAGTGTTTTAAGCCTCAGGACAGGTGAAGGATAACAGGAGGTATACTCATGTAGATTCCCATTTGCCTTCCACTAAGTATACCTACCGGATTTTAATCTCATCCACGTCCTATTTCCCAGCACTTTCTCCAACATCATCCGTGCTGTCAGATGACGAATCCGTTCCATCCGTCTCGGCAATATCAGGTGCTTCACCCGCTTCGGTTGTCTCATCTGGAGGTGTAATTGTTACTTCAACCTCTGCTGCCTCTTCCTGGAGTGGCTTTAATTCACCGCCTGTTTCACCGTAGAAACGCATCAGAAATAGTGCCATCACCATGAATCCGATAGCGATCCAAGTTGTAATCTTGGAAAGAAAGGTTGCGGCACCTTGTCCACCCAAAACAGATTGCATGCTGCCACCCGCTCCACCAAATGCACTTGATGAAAGCCCTTCCCCCTTACTATCTTGCAACAGGATAATAATGGGCAGTAGAATACAGGCAGGTACAAAGAGCACAAGAATAAAACCAACAATGATTTCCATAATAGTTCCTCACTTTCGTAATAATTTTCTTTTTTTAATTAATTCAAAAAAGCCTCGTTTGCAGCTTTGACGATTTGGGCAAACGACTCCGCCTCCCAGCTGGCTGTACCGACCAACGCACCATCGACATCGGGTTGCGCTATCAACGCAGCAGCATTCTCCGGTTTAACACTCCCACCATACTGAATCCGGACCCGCGATGCCACCTCAGCCGAATAAATTTCTGAGCAGAATGACCTGATAAGTGCGTGCACCTCTTGGACTTGGTCCGGAGTTGCATTCTGTCCTGTCCCGATTGCCCAGACCGGTTCATAGGCAATTACGGTGGACACGATCTGATCTGCGGATAATCCGGCTATACCGTTGAGAATATGGCGCTTGACCACTGCTCCGGTTCTGCCAGCCTCTCGCTCCTCAAGACTTTCGCCTGCGCAAATTATCGGTATCAAGCCGTGCGCGTGCGCTGCCTTCGCCTTGCGGTTGACGTTTTCATTTGTCTCACCGAAATATTGCCGACGTTCGGAGTGACCAATGATGACGTAGTCACAACCAACATCCTTGAGCATTCCCGGTGACACTTCACCAGTGAATGCACCGCTGTCCTCCCAAAAGACATCCTGCGCTGCGAGCCGAATATTCCCGCCTGCTAATGCCTGCGCCACTACGGACAGCCCAGTAAACACAGGGGCGACGACGATTTCGACATCAGCGACTTCCACGACCAGTAGCTGAAGTGAGTTGACAAGCCCTACCGCCTCATGGATGGTCTTGTTGAGTTTCCAATTACCGACAATGATTGGTGTGCGCATTTTCTCCTATTAGGGCAAACAAGATTCAATATAATTCCGGACGGTTTGAGGTACACGCTGTATATTATAAAACACGCGCAGCCAGTTCAACCAAACGGTTTGAGTATCCCCACTCGTTATCATACCAAGAGAGAACTTTCACCAATTTGCCATCAATGACCCTTGTAAACTCTGCATCAAAGATCGACGAATGGGGGTTACCCTTGAAGTCAACCGATACAAGTGGAACTTCTGAATAACTTAGGATTCCTCGCTGTTCTCCCTCGGCAGCTTTCTTCACAACTGCATTAACCGCTTCTACACTCGCTTTCGTTTCTAGGTCAACGGTGAGATCTACTACAGATACGTTCGGTGTTGGAACCCGAACCGCCATCCCATCAAATTTCCCTTCTAGTTCAGGAATGACCAGCGAAATCGCGCTTGCTGCGCCTGTGGACGTCGGAATCATCGAAAGCGCAGCCGCGCGAGCCCGACGTATATCTTCATGTGGGAGATCCAGTACTTGCTGATCGTTCGTATACGAATGGATAGTTGTCATCAGACCACTGTGGATGCCAAAATTTTCCAAAAGCACCTTGGCAAGCGGCGCTAGACAATTCGTCGTACAGGAAGCGTTGGAGATAATATGATGTTTCTCTTTATCGTATTTATCTTCGTTAACACCCAGCACGACAGTGATATCCTCGTTCTTAGCAGGTGCAGAGATCACCACTTTTTTCGCGCCCGCCTCCAGATGCCTCGACGCATCCCTTCCATCCGTAAAAAAACCTGTCGATTCAATAACAACGTCAATTCCTAAAGTATTCCAAGGGAGCGCAGCTGGATCTCGTTCGGAAAAGGCGAGTATCTTTTTCCCATCGACAATAAGTCCGTTATTTGTTGGTTGGACATCGGCATCAAGTTCCCCAAGCACCGAATCATATTTGAGCAGGTGCGCAAGTGTTTCTGGGTCTGTTAAATCGTTAATTGCCACAAAATCAAGACCTACGTTTTTATTTTTTAATGCGGCCCTCAATGCGTTGCGTCCAATTCGACCAAAACCATTAATCCCAACTCTTAGCATATACAATCATCCTCCATATCTTCGACAGGAACCTAAAATTATTCCACATAACCCCTCAATTCGTCAAGTGTCAAATTCTGTGCCGGTTTGATCTTCTATAAAACGAAGCTAATCGTGATACAGATTCCTGAATGAAACTGAGTAGCGCACTTTCCGAGTGGTTACTTGAAAAAAGACTTGCATTCGGGACAGCATCTTGTTTATAATGTTATAACACTAGGGTATACATAAAGCCTCCTAACCTTGAAGTCAGCAAATTGAGGTGAATTCTAATGCGAGTTGGCATGAAATATGGGCGCGGTCTGTTAGATGTCGATATCCCTGACCAGAATTTGGCAGGTGTACTAACCCTCCAGAAATCTGTCCCAGTTCAACAGCCAGAGCGTGCAGTTTGGGATGCGATTAAGTCACCAATTCACTCCGCACCGCTAGCCGCCTTAGCGAAGAATCGGACCTCCGCCTGCATCGTCATCTCTGACGTAACACGACCCGTCCCCAACAAACTTATCCTACCACCAATTCTACAGACACTGGAATCCAGTGGCATTCCGCGCGAAAAAATCACGATTCTGATTGCAACAGGCATCCACCGCCCTAACGAGGGAAAAGAACTCGAAGAAATGGTCGGCACCGAGATCATGACCAACTATCGAATAGTTAACCATTTTTCACAGAAAATCGAAACGCACAAATATCTCGGCTTAACGCAGGGCGGTGCGCCAGTTTATATCGATAAAACCTATCTGCAATCGGACTTAAAGGTCACTACTGCCCTGATTGAACCGCATCTGATGGCAGGATATTCCGGTGGACGCAAATCAATCTGTCCCGGACTGGCTTCAATCGAGACGATGAAAGTGTTGCACGGACCGCAGGTACTTGAACACCCCAAGGCTTCAGTTGGTATTCTTGAGGGCAACCCACTCCATATCGAAGCTACCGAGATTGCCCTGATGGCTGGCGTAGACTTTAACGTGAACGTCACAATCGATGACCAACGCAGGCTCACCGGTATATTTGCTGGCGACATCGTCGAATCTCATCTGGCCGGCGTAAAATTCGTCGAAAAACAGGTGAAAGTAACATTGCCAGAACCTGTCGACGCTGTCGTGGTGTCAAGTGCAGGTTATCCACTCGACACCACGTTTTATCAAGCAGTCAAGGGAATGCTAGCAGCGGTAGAAATCGTTAGACAGGATGGAAGCATTATTCTAGTCGCGGAGTGTAGCCAAGGAATTGGGAGCGGGCCTTTCACGGATATAATCTTGAAAACAAAAGACCTGAAGCAGTTTATTCACGATATTCACGACCCTACGAACTTTGTCATTGACCAATGGCAATTGGAAGAATTGGCAAAAGCCGCCAAAAAAGCCGAAATATACTGCTATGCTGATGGCATACCTTATGACCAGTTGAAAGATCTGTTTGTGCAGCCAATCCGAACTCCGGCAGAAGGGATCGAGCGCGTCCTTGCCAAACATGGAACCGATGCTCAAATTGCTGCGCTTCCTGACGGTCCCTATGTTTTAGCAACAGTTGAAAACTAGGTTCTATGATTGTTATTCTATAAGAGGAGTGAAATGCAGAACGAATCGCGTCCAACCGTTGAACTGAAAGGCTTCCGTGACGGTATGCGCCTGATTATTGATCCGGAAGCCACGATGGACGAGATTGAACAGGCAATTATAGAACGAATGGCAAGTTTAGAGCACTCATTATCAGGCTTGACAATGAACATGGATCTCGGAAGCCGTTCACTAAATGATGAAGAATTAGTCCGACTCAAAAAGCTATTGAACGAAAATTATGGACTTGAAGTAAAACAGATCATCGGTGACTCCCAAGATGAACCGAAGAGAGCCGAAAAAAACCCCATTGCCGGGGTGCCGGCACTCCATAGCGAAGAGCGCGTTTATGATCGACTTGTTCCAGTCAATGAAGAGACGCGCTTTATTCGTCACACCCTCCGTTCTGGACAGATCGAACGTGCCTTAGAAGGAAATATGGTCATCCTAGGCGATGTGAATCCGGGGGCGGAAGTAGTCGCTGCCGGCGACATTATTGTCCTCGGCGCTCTACGCGGTGTTGCCCATGCGGGTGCACTCGGCAATACATCGTCGGTCATTTTCGCCTTGAATCTGCTACCAACTCAGTTGAGAATTGGACGTTTCATCACCCGCGCACCTGCCGAAGAACAACAGCGACACCAGAGAGCAGAAATTGCGCGCATCCTAGAAGATGCCATCGTTGTCGAAGAATACGACTGACTCCAACCCGAATTAAAAGGATACAAACAGGTATAGACTCCTCTCACTATCTTCAAGTTTTGCTATTTTCCGAATCATAATAAGCTATTGTCGCTCACCAGCGGATTGTCTTTGGATGTCGAGGCTATAGCCTGCTGGTGGTTAGGAGCGGATGCTACCGAATCGAAGACATCCCAAGTGACAACTGTTTGGACGTGGTTGCTAGTCAGAACTGGCTCGATATTAAACTCTTTATGAGGGAAGGATAACCAGAAAAATGGGAAAAGTGATCGTCGTTACGTCTGGTAAAGGCGGGGTCGGAAAAAGCAC
The nucleotide sequence above comes from Candidatus Poribacteria bacterium. Encoded proteins:
- the trmFO gene encoding methylenetetrahydrofolate--tRNA-(uracil(54)-C(5))-methyltransferase (FADH(2)-oxidizing) TrmFO, giving the protein MKNLIIIGGGLAGSEAAWQAAERGIQVYLYEMRPSTATGAHLTANLAELVCSNSLGSDLPDRASGVLKTELRRLGSMLLECAYKTALPAGSALAVDREAFAQLITARISNHPKIEVVREEVTTLPDEPTIIASGPLTSPSLSEAIAALSGQEHLYFFDAIAPIVSLESINLTIAFRASRYGRGEQVEGDYINCPMNRDEYDSFVDALLRAERIELESFEQALEQGVRAGWHQFFEGCLPVEILARRGHESLAFGPMRPVGLTDPRTGRRPYAAVQLRQDNLAGTLYNMVGFQTNLKFPEQKRIFRTIPGLEKAEFVRYGQMHRNTFIDAPTLLRPTLQFCGRENLFFAGQITGVESYMGNIATGLLAGWNAARLLHDQAPLSLPITTILGSLCHYVTHASPADFQPMKANFGILPPLDTSERLNKRKRAAAYAERALADIEAFLGGIEDTI
- a CDS encoding c-type cytochrome: MRRKYWIFGLAIFSTSIFVLLCLNYAESQSDLVKRGKYLVDAAGACGQCHTPRKGAEMDMSMYLAGHPASAPYPKFDMSMMQRGIFMVAAPTLAAFSMPFGTTFAANLTPDKETGLGEWTEKMFVDTMRTGYHQGDTSNRQLLPPMPIKNAYANLRDEDLKAMWAYLKTIKPVKNEVPAALNRMGRPF
- the tgt gene encoding tRNA guanosine(34) transglycosylase Tgt, with the translated sequence MADSKFKLIHTDSRTQARVGQLRTAHGVVNTPIFMPVGTRGTVKTCTPHDLVEIGTEIILGNTYHLYLRPGHRIVEQAGGLHKFMAWKKPILTDSGGFQVFSLGPLRTITEEGVEFRSEIDGSKHFISPERSIEIQNTLGADIIMVFDECPPLPSDYEYLRKSMEMTLRWAKRCKKAHRNRNQQLFGIVQGGMEKSLRKISVEKTVEIGFPGYAIGGLSVGEEKPLMYETLAYTAPLLPKDAPHYLMGVGTPEDLVYGVSCGVDMFDCVMPTRNARNGSLFTTLGTLKIRNAKYKTDFTPLDPNCICHTCQNFTRAYLRHLHLENEILAHRLLTLHNLHFYLSLMRGVRQAISDGTFAHLKDDIGGLMQAGQKSETKETESKKADKKKGDLRRTLDESSTDSSNRRRRRAAI
- the secG gene encoding preprotein translocase subunit SecG; translated protein: MEIIVGFILVLFVPACILLPIIILLQDSKGEGLSSSAFGGAGGSMQSVLGGQGAATFLSKITTWIAIGFMVMALFLMRFYGETGGELKPLQEEAAEVEVTITPPDETTEAGEAPDIAETDGTDSSSDSTDDVGESAGK
- the tpiA gene encoding triose-phosphate isomerase, which gives rise to MRTPIIVGNWKLNKTIHEAVGLVNSLQLLVVEVADVEIVVAPVFTGLSVVAQALAGGNIRLAAQDVFWEDSGAFTGEVSPGMLKDVGCDYVIIGHSERRQYFGETNENVNRKAKAAHAHGLIPIICAGESLEEREAGRTGAVVKRHILNGIAGLSADQIVSTVIAYEPVWAIGTGQNATPDQVQEVHALIRSFCSEIYSAEVASRVRIQYGGSVKPENAAALIAQPDVDGALVGTASWEAESFAQIVKAANEAFLN
- the gap gene encoding type I glyceraldehyde-3-phosphate dehydrogenase; translation: MLRVGINGFGRIGRNALRAALKNKNVGLDFVAINDLTDPETLAHLLKYDSVLGELDADVQPTNNGLIVDGKKILAFSERDPAALPWNTLGIDVVIESTGFFTDGRDASRHLEAGAKKVVISAPAKNEDITVVLGVNEDKYDKEKHHIISNASCTTNCLAPLAKVLLENFGIHSGLMTTIHSYTNDQQVLDLPHEDIRRARAAALSMIPTSTGAASAISLVIPELEGKFDGMAVRVPTPNVSVVDLTVDLETKASVEAVNAVVKKAAEGEQRGILSYSEVPLVSVDFKGNPHSSIFDAEFTRVIDGKLVKVLSWYDNEWGYSNRLVELAARVL
- the larA gene encoding nickel-dependent lactate racemase, with product MRVGMKYGRGLLDVDIPDQNLAGVLTLQKSVPVQQPERAVWDAIKSPIHSAPLAALAKNRTSACIVISDVTRPVPNKLILPPILQTLESSGIPREKITILIATGIHRPNEGKELEEMVGTEIMTNYRIVNHFSQKIETHKYLGLTQGGAPVYIDKTYLQSDLKVTTALIEPHLMAGYSGGRKSICPGLASIETMKVLHGPQVLEHPKASVGILEGNPLHIEATEIALMAGVDFNVNVTIDDQRRLTGIFAGDIVESHLAGVKFVEKQVKVTLPEPVDAVVVSSAGYPLDTTFYQAVKGMLAAVEIVRQDGSIILVAECSQGIGSGPFTDIILKTKDLKQFIHDIHDPTNFVIDQWQLEELAKAAKKAEIYCYADGIPYDQLKDLFVQPIRTPAEGIERVLAKHGTDAQIAALPDGPYVLATVEN
- the minC gene encoding septum site-determining protein MinC translates to MQNESRPTVELKGFRDGMRLIIDPEATMDEIEQAIIERMASLEHSLSGLTMNMDLGSRSLNDEELVRLKKLLNENYGLEVKQIIGDSQDEPKRAEKNPIAGVPALHSEERVYDRLVPVNEETRFIRHTLRSGQIERALEGNMVILGDVNPGAEVVAAGDIIVLGALRGVAHAGALGNTSSVIFALNLLPTQLRIGRFITRAPAEEQQRHQRAEIARILEDAIVVEEYD